In one Juglans regia cultivar Chandler chromosome 11, Walnut 2.0, whole genome shotgun sequence genomic region, the following are encoded:
- the LOC109021936 gene encoding histidine-containing phosphotransfer protein 1-like gives MDGVAQLQKQLVDYTASLFQEGFLDEQFNQLQQLQDESNPDFVVEVVSLFFEDSERLLNELAKALEQKTIDFRKVDAHVHQFKGSSSSIGAQRVQKVCIAFRNYCEEQNIEGCLKCLQQVKHEYSLVKSKLETLFKIEKQLIAAGGSIPT, from the exons ATGGATGGTGTGGCTCAGTTGCAGAAGCAGTTGGTCGACTACACTGCCTCACTCTTTCAAGAG GGGTTTCTGGATGAGCAGTTTAACCAGCTGCAGCAACTGCAAGATGAGAGCAACCCAGATTTTGTGGTTGAAGTGGTGTCTCTCTTCTTTGAGGATTCTGAGAGGCTTCTCAATGAACTGGCCAAAGCTCT AGAACAGAAGACAATTGATTTTAGAAAGGTGGATGCCCATGTTCACCAGTTTAAGGGCAGCAGCTCCAG CATTGGTGCACAGAGGGTTCAAAAAGTATGCATTGCCTTCCGAAATTACTGCGAGGAGCAGAACATTGAAGG GTGTCTTAAATGTCTGCAACAAGTAAAGCATGAGTATTCCCTTGTGAAAAGCAAGCTTGAAACTCTGTTCAAG ATTGAGAAACAGCTTATTGCTGCTGGTGGTTCCATTCCTACGTAG